A portion of the Cryptomeria japonica chromosome 5, Sugi_1.0, whole genome shotgun sequence genome contains these proteins:
- the LOC131075565 gene encoding gallate 1-beta-glucosyltransferase 84A23-like, producing MGSLDQQPEIKRPHVVVFPYPSQGHMNPLMEFAKRLVCKNLHVTFITTERIRERMIKAQDGVAAEVTTVLKDIRIETISDGRSPDCEATEDIVMIVDLLRKVGGLTFEQLIERLNSEGNKVSCIVYDSLLNWVRDIANKFNIPSAFFSTQSCAVHSIYYHFYAGMVKENDEADNGRGVIAIPRLPQLYQSDLPSFLQPSNKYEPVLRMVLNQFSTVSKATWILGNSFNELEMEEIQSMDSLIQIRTIGPLVPSAFLDGNNPHDQDVGTHLWKATSCIDWLNTKKASTIVYVSFGSVVVLSKEQIIEIAFGLKASQHSFLWVIRPEHSKEEENDIHDFLQGFHEETMDQGLVVSWCP from the exons ATGGGATCATTGGATCAGCAGCCAGAAATTAAGCGGCCTCATGTAGTAGTATTCCCTTACCCATCCCAAGGTCATATGAATCCATTAATGGAGTTTGCCAAGAGGCTTGTCTGCAAAAACCTCCATGTGACCTTCATCACCACAGAGAGAATTAGAGAGCGAATGATAAAAGCTCAGGATGGGGTTGCCGCTGAGGTGACCACTGTTTTGAAGGATATAAGGATTGAAACAATTTCAGACGGGCGTTCTCCTGATTGTGAAGCCACGGAAGACATAGTCATGATAGTTGATTTGTTGAGAAAGGTCGGAGGTCTTACATTTGAACAGTTGATAGAGAGACTCAATTCCGAAGGAAATAAAGTCTCTTGTATTGTTTATGACTCTCTTCTGAATTGGGTTCGTGATATTGCAAACAAGTTTAACATTCCTTCAGCGTTTTTCTCCACGCAGTCATGTGCAGTTCATTCTATCTATTACCATTTTTACGCTGGAATGG TGAAAGAAAATGATGAAGCAGACAATGGAAGAGGCGTTATAGCAATACCAAGGCTTCCACAACTATACCAATCAGACTTGCCATCCTTTCTACAGCCATCAAATAAATATGAACCAGTGTTGCGAATGGTACTGAACCAATTCAGTACCGTTTCTAAAGCCACATGGATACTCGGCAACTCCTTCAATGAACTCGAAATGGAAGAGATACAATCTATGGATTCGCTCATTCAAATACGAACAATAGGCCCTCTTGTTCCCTCTGCCTTCCTAGATGGAAACAATCCACACGACCAAGACGTAGGCACACATCTTTGGAAAGCAACAAGCTGTATAGATTGGCTCAATACAAAGAAAGCCTCAACTATTGTATATGTCTCCTTTGGAAGTGTAGTTGTTCTTTCCAAAGAGCAGATCATAGAAATAGCCTTTGGGCTAAAGGCTAGTCAACATTCCTTTTTATGGGTGATTCGTCCTGAACatagcaaagaagaagaaaatgacataCATGATTTTCTACAGGGTTTTCATGAGGAAACTATGGATCAAGGGCTAGTTGTGTCATGGTGTCCATAG